The following are from one region of the Mesorhizobium sp. B2-8-5 genome:
- a CDS encoding hydroxyacid dehydrogenase yields the protein MPDKALPLVISAPEPRTLELIFTPPQLARLRKHYRIVETTPEGVAALPADTLAEARFIIGQPPISAETLEKLKTLRCIFNVETNLLNNMPYETLFARGIHVVTTGLVFAEPVAELGLAMALNLARNIVDADLAFRQGKEIWGGDGNQTARLLSGADVGIIGFGDLGRALNRLLTGFRTRTKVYDPWLPPSILIDNGVEPASLDEVLSQSDFVFVVASVTSENQGFLGADAFAKMRKGAAFILLSRAGVVDFAALMAAVKSGHIIAASDVFPEEPLAQDHPVRALPGFLRSAHRAGALDIAFKRMGDMVLEDMDLIDRGLPPLRSKRAERETVSRMRSKPVDRN from the coding sequence ATGCCCGACAAAGCCTTGCCGCTGGTCATCAGCGCGCCCGAACCGCGCACATTGGAGCTCATCTTCACGCCGCCACAGCTGGCGCGCCTGCGCAAACACTATCGCATTGTCGAGACCACCCCGGAAGGCGTTGCCGCCTTGCCCGCCGATACTCTGGCCGAGGCGCGTTTTATCATCGGCCAGCCGCCGATTTCAGCTGAGACGCTGGAGAAGCTGAAGACGCTGCGCTGCATCTTCAATGTCGAGACGAACCTGCTCAACAACATGCCCTATGAGACGCTGTTTGCGCGCGGCATCCATGTCGTCACCACGGGCCTGGTCTTTGCCGAGCCGGTCGCGGAGCTCGGCCTTGCCATGGCGCTGAATCTCGCCAGAAACATCGTCGACGCCGATCTCGCCTTCCGGCAAGGCAAGGAGATCTGGGGCGGCGACGGCAACCAGACCGCGCGGCTTCTCTCCGGCGCCGATGTCGGCATCATCGGCTTCGGCGATCTCGGCCGCGCGCTCAACCGGTTGCTGACCGGCTTCCGCACCCGCACCAAGGTCTACGATCCGTGGCTGCCGCCGTCGATCCTGATCGACAATGGCGTCGAGCCGGCCTCGCTGGATGAGGTGTTGTCGCAAAGCGATTTCGTCTTCGTCGTCGCTTCGGTCACCAGCGAGAACCAGGGTTTCCTCGGCGCGGACGCATTTGCCAAAATGCGCAAGGGCGCGGCCTTCATCCTGCTCAGCCGCGCCGGCGTCGTCGATTTCGCGGCACTCATGGCGGCGGTGAAGAGCGGCCATATCATTGCCGCAAGCGACGTCTTCCCGGAGGAGCCGCTGGCGCAGGACCATCCTGTCCGCGCCCTCCCCGGCTTCCTGCGCTCGGCGCACCGCGCCGGGGCGCTCGACATCGCCTTCAAGCGGATGGGCGACATGGTGCTTGAGGACATGGACCTCATCGACCGCGGCTTGCCGCCACTGCGCTCCAAGCGCGCCGAGCGCGAGACGGTTTCGCGCATGCGCTCCAAGCCCGTCGACCGGAATTGA
- a CDS encoding LacI family DNA-binding transcriptional regulator, with the protein MAQHQIRQRRPSIHDVASHAGVSAATVSKVLAGVTTVKPENAQRVFDAVERLGYRVDPLASDMRRAKRRIIGAIMPEFESEFFGQMVTELEGLAEQRGYTLVAASSRESEAREKEILARMHDWRVAGVVLAPVRNEHGPAAAFMKAHGMTGVLIDRVLSDDAFDTVSADSASASAEVARMLVGKGHSHILVIGLAEQAATVRARLEGFRAQALALNPSVRIDVITSEVSVEPLRASLRDYFARGERPTAVYSLLLKGTLVALSEFRRRDWHCPNDISLVGFDDAEWMQVTWPAIAAVVQPVRQIASEAMNLLFRRIEGAVGPPTARLEPCQVLMRESVGSPGSGPHSGGGDRQQPPLS; encoded by the coding sequence ATGGCACAACACCAAATCCGGCAGCGGCGTCCGTCGATCCACGACGTGGCAAGTCATGCCGGCGTGTCCGCGGCCACTGTCTCCAAGGTGCTGGCCGGCGTCACCACGGTCAAGCCGGAAAACGCGCAGCGTGTGTTCGACGCCGTCGAGCGTCTGGGCTATCGCGTCGATCCACTAGCCTCCGACATGCGTCGCGCCAAGCGCCGCATCATCGGCGCCATCATGCCCGAGTTCGAGAGCGAGTTCTTCGGCCAGATGGTCACCGAGCTCGAAGGCCTTGCCGAACAGCGCGGCTACACGTTGGTCGCCGCATCGAGCCGTGAATCCGAGGCGCGCGAGAAGGAAATCCTTGCCCGCATGCATGACTGGCGTGTTGCCGGCGTCGTGCTGGCGCCGGTGCGCAACGAGCATGGTCCGGCGGCCGCCTTCATGAAAGCCCACGGCATGACCGGCGTGCTGATCGACCGCGTCTTATCCGACGACGCCTTCGATACGGTATCGGCCGACAGCGCCTCCGCCAGCGCCGAGGTGGCGCGAATGCTGGTCGGCAAGGGCCACAGCCATATCCTCGTCATCGGCCTTGCCGAGCAGGCGGCGACAGTGCGCGCCCGCCTCGAGGGTTTTCGCGCGCAAGCGCTGGCGCTCAACCCATCGGTGCGCATCGACGTCATCACCTCGGAAGTCAGCGTCGAGCCGTTGAGGGCTTCGCTGCGAGATTACTTTGCCAGGGGAGAGCGGCCGACCGCCGTCTATTCGCTGCTTTTGAAGGGCACGCTCGTCGCGCTGTCCGAGTTCCGCCGGCGTGACTGGCATTGCCCGAACGACATCTCGCTGGTCGGCTTCGACGATGCGGAATGGATGCAGGTGACATGGCCGGCGATCGCCGCAGTGGTGCAGCCGGTGCGCCAGATCGCCAGCGAGGCGATGAACCTTTTGTTTCGCAGGATCGAGGGCGCCGTGGGACCACCCACGGCGCGGCTCGAGCCCTGCCAGGTGTTGATGCGGGAATCCGTTGGCTCGCCAGGCAGCGGTCCGCATTCCGGGGGAGGAGACCGACAACAGCCCCCATTGTCGTGA
- a CDS encoding substrate-binding domain-containing protein → MTSHFLKINRFTLAVGIALAFCAVGTAKAEDGEYGVLMKTLANPFWGAMAQGVADGAKEAGVKYFQQAAESDQAAEPQLNLCNTMLERKPVAMITAAINSTNLLPCLKSAQDAGIKIVDLDNNLDQAVLDKEGVKVTFHIGSDNIAAGAQGAEYLANKLGKDAKGPVLVIEGLSGNITGEKRAKGFADKLKELAPGLEIVASLPGDWDRGKAASIATDTLTAHPDLVAIFCANDGMALGAVESVYAAGKGPQVTIIGVDGNSDAVKSIKEGRLNASVAQLPYLVGKQAVENVKKALAGEKVEDSIAVPTLVLTKDVIDAGKEPMLQYVK, encoded by the coding sequence ATGACATCGCATTTTTTGAAGATAAATCGATTTACCCTTGCCGTGGGTATCGCGCTTGCATTTTGCGCCGTCGGTACCGCCAAGGCCGAGGACGGCGAATATGGTGTGCTGATGAAGACGCTGGCCAACCCGTTCTGGGGCGCGATGGCGCAGGGCGTCGCGGACGGCGCCAAGGAAGCCGGCGTGAAATACTTCCAGCAAGCGGCCGAGAGCGACCAGGCGGCCGAGCCGCAGCTCAACCTTTGCAACACGATGCTCGAGCGCAAGCCGGTGGCGATGATCACCGCCGCGATCAACTCGACCAACCTTCTGCCTTGCCTGAAGTCGGCGCAGGACGCCGGCATCAAGATCGTCGACCTCGACAACAATCTCGACCAGGCGGTGCTGGACAAGGAAGGCGTCAAGGTGACCTTCCATATCGGCTCCGACAACATCGCCGCCGGCGCGCAGGGCGCCGAATACCTCGCCAACAAGCTCGGCAAGGACGCCAAAGGTCCGGTGCTGGTGATCGAAGGACTCTCCGGCAACATCACCGGCGAAAAGCGCGCCAAGGGCTTTGCCGACAAGCTGAAGGAACTGGCGCCAGGGCTCGAAATCGTCGCCTCGCTGCCGGGCGACTGGGATCGCGGCAAGGCCGCCTCGATCGCCACCGACACGCTGACCGCGCATCCCGATCTCGTCGCCATCTTCTGCGCCAATGACGGCATGGCGCTGGGCGCCGTGGAATCCGTCTACGCCGCCGGTAAGGGCCCGCAGGTGACGATCATCGGCGTCGACGGCAATTCGGACGCGGTGAAGTCGATTAAGGAAGGCCGCCTCAATGCCTCGGTTGCGCAGCTTCCCTATCTGGTCGGCAAGCAGGCGGTCGAGAACGTCAAGAAGGCGCTGGCCGGCGAGAAGGTCGAGGACAGCATCGCCGTGCCGACGCTGGTGCTGACCAAGGACGTGATCGACGCCGGCAAGGAGCCGATGCTGCAATATGTGAAGTGA
- a CDS encoding ABC transporter permease: MASEQPGFWARVQRASVERLHIRLESLVVLLALSTAMALLSPYFLSLSNFLNILLATSTIGVLAIAATFVIGSGGLDLSLGSVMGLAGVAGAFVAVNLGWPSVLAVVACILAGGIAGYINGQLVTRAFVPAFIVTLGMLGLARGLALVISKGRAIYGLPPEIVYIGQGRPFGVPMPVIILVLTAIVAHAVLAYTRFGRHTLALGDSEGAARAAGIRVEHHRRIIYTLSGALAGLAGLLFTARVNAGDPTAGINYELTAITAAIIGGTNLFGGRASILGTMIGALIMGVLQNGLTLLAVQSYYQQMAIGAVLILAVFIDQYQVRKESRV, encoded by the coding sequence ATGGCTTCTGAACAGCCCGGCTTCTGGGCTCGGGTGCAGCGCGCATCCGTCGAAAGGCTCCACATCAGACTTGAGTCGCTGGTGGTGCTTCTGGCGCTGAGCACGGCGATGGCGCTGCTGTCGCCCTATTTCCTGTCGCTCAGCAATTTCCTCAACATCCTGCTCGCGACCTCGACGATCGGCGTGCTGGCGATCGCCGCCACTTTCGTCATCGGCTCGGGCGGGCTCGATCTGTCGCTCGGCTCGGTGATGGGTCTTGCGGGCGTGGCCGGCGCCTTTGTCGCCGTCAATCTCGGCTGGCCGTCGGTGTTGGCGGTGGTCGCCTGCATCTTGGCCGGCGGGATCGCCGGCTACATCAACGGCCAGCTGGTCACCCGCGCCTTCGTGCCGGCCTTCATCGTCACGCTCGGCATGCTGGGCCTGGCGCGCGGTCTGGCGCTGGTCATCTCGAAGGGCAGGGCGATCTACGGCCTGCCGCCCGAGATCGTCTATATCGGGCAGGGGCGGCCGTTCGGCGTCCCGATGCCGGTGATCATCCTGGTGCTGACGGCCATCGTCGCCCATGCGGTGCTAGCCTATACGCGTTTCGGTCGCCACACGCTGGCGCTGGGAGATAGCGAAGGTGCTGCGCGAGCCGCGGGCATCCGCGTCGAGCATCACCGCCGCATCATCTACACGCTGTCGGGCGCGCTGGCCGGGCTTGCCGGCCTGCTGTTCACCGCCCGGGTCAATGCCGGCGATCCGACCGCCGGCATCAACTACGAGCTCACCGCCATCACGGCGGCGATCATCGGCGGCACCAATCTGTTCGGCGGCCGAGCCTCGATCCTCGGCACCATGATCGGCGCGCTGATCATGGGCGTCTTGCAGAACGGGCTGACGCTGCTTGCCGTGCAATCCTATTACCAGCAGATGGCGATCGGCGCGGTGCTGATCCTCGCGGTCTTCATCGACCAATACCAGGTGCGGAAGGAGTCGCGCGTATGA